The following are encoded together in the Deinococcus soli (ex Cha et al. 2016) genome:
- a CDS encoding alpha/beta hydrolase, producing MPRVTFQLTLPPGTPPGTLFLTGDHRAWSSDPHGWTFSGSTLHAELPDGTLAQVKIRRVNPDGTTTEEGDAWGGRARAHRIKVHGDTTVPLTVAGWQDARGGTGRPQRCGPPREETVLDAPWGAQPLRLWWPAGHEGPLPLLILHDGQNVFDEAATFAGDSWDAAGAAQALADAGHPVRIAALPVNDDRSHRYVPFPFELNGNDSGADEYADWIRSTLLPHLHARFGPVHAQDTALAGSSFGGLITAYAGLRDPGTYGTLGVFSPAVWPGDFAFLRWLAGRGDPRARVWVDMGDHEGSSVQGAQEVITLARDLTAQLAPHVREARFTVGEGHWHDEPAWRERLPEFLRWWRQP from the coding sequence ATGCCCCGCGTGACCTTCCAGCTGACCCTCCCCCCCGGCACCCCACCGGGAACCCTCTTCCTGACCGGCGATCACCGCGCCTGGAGCAGCGACCCACACGGCTGGACCTTCAGCGGCAGCACCCTGCACGCCGAACTGCCCGACGGGACCCTGGCGCAGGTGAAGATCCGCCGCGTGAACCCGGACGGCACGACCACCGAGGAGGGCGACGCCTGGGGCGGCCGGGCCCGCGCGCACCGCATCAAAGTGCACGGGGACACCACCGTGCCCCTGACCGTGGCAGGCTGGCAGGACGCCAGGGGCGGTACGGGGCGCCCGCAGCGCTGTGGCCCACCCCGCGAGGAGACCGTGCTGGACGCCCCCTGGGGCGCGCAACCCCTGCGGCTGTGGTGGCCCGCCGGGCACGAGGGACCGCTGCCGCTGCTGATCCTGCACGACGGCCAGAACGTGTTCGACGAGGCCGCCACCTTCGCGGGCGACAGCTGGGACGCCGCCGGGGCCGCGCAGGCCCTCGCGGACGCCGGGCACCCGGTGCGCATCGCCGCCCTGCCCGTGAACGACGACCGCAGCCACCGTTACGTGCCGTTCCCCTTCGAACTGAACGGCAATGACAGCGGCGCGGACGAGTACGCCGACTGGATCAGGAGCACCCTCCTGCCGCACCTGCACGCCCGCTTCGGCCCCGTCCACGCGCAGGACACCGCGCTGGCCGGATCCTCCTTCGGAGGCCTGATCACCGCGTACGCGGGCCTGCGAGACCCAGGCACGTACGGCACGCTGGGCGTGTTCAGTCCCGCCGTGTGGCCAGGCGACTTCGCGTTCCTGCGCTGGCTCGCCGGGCGCGGCGACCCGCGGGCGCGCGTGTGGGTGGACATGGGCGACCACGAGGGCAGCAGCGTGCAGGGCGCGCAGGAGGTCATCACCCTGGCCCGCGACCTGACCGCGCAGCTCGCCCCGCACGTCAGAGAGGCCCGCTTTACGGTCGGTGAGGGCCACTGGCACGACGAACCCGCGTGGCGGGAACGGCTCCCGGAGTTCCTGCGGTGGTGGCGTCAACCATGA